The Populus alba chromosome 6, ASM523922v2, whole genome shotgun sequence genome contains a region encoding:
- the LOC118048305 gene encoding RNA-binding protein CP29B, chloroplastic — translation MSATSASSLVLPSLNHPNTIKSFYRKPTSLSFLSLSSTSSIKPASLFLSFQQQQQQPLSSRFLKSVAVSSEFGQDEDVFGDGDEPSFSPDLQLFVGNLPFNVNSAQLADLFKSAGNVEMVEVKYDKVTGRSRGFGFVTMSTIEEVEAASQQFNGFELDGRPLRVNSGPPPPRETSFSRSPQRETSFSRGPGARGGETFESSNRVYVGNLSWNVDDSALESLFREKGKVMDAKVIYDRDSGRSKGFGFVSYSSAEEVEDAVDSLNGAELDGRAIRVSVAEAKPRRRF, via the exons aTGTCTGCAACATCTGCCTCTTCGCTAGTCCTACCATCGCTTAACCACCCAAACACCATAAAATCTTTCTACAGAAAACCCACTTCGCTCTCTTTTTTATCCCTCTCCTCCACTTCTTCTATAAAGCCcgcttctctttttctctcctttcagcaacagcaacagcaacctTTGTCCTCTCGGTTTCTAAAAAGTGTTGCCGTATCATCTGAATTCGGGCAAGACGAGGATGTCTTTGGTGATGGAGACGAGCCCAGTTTCTCTCCCGACCTCCAGTTGTTTGTGGGTAATCTCCCGTTTAATGTTAACAGCGCCCAGCTTGCTGATCTCTTTAAATCTGCTGGAAATGTTGAGATGGTTGAG GTAAAATATGACAAGGTAACTGGGAGAAGCAGAGGATTTGGTTTTGTGACTATGTCAACTATTGAAGAAGTTGAAGCAGCTTCTCAACAGTTCAATGGCTTT GAACTCGATGGGAGGCCATTGAGGGTGAATTCTGGACCCCCTCCCCCGAGGGAAACTTCCTTCTCAAGATCTCCCCAGAGGGAAACTTCCTTCTCAAGAGGCCCTGGGGCTAGAGGTGGTGAAACCTTTGAGTCTAGCAATCGTGTTTATGTCGGTAACCTTTCATGGAATGTTGATGACTCGGCACTTGAGTCGTTGTTTAGAGAGAAAGGGAAGGTGATGGATGCTAAAGTGATTTATGACAGGGATAGTGGTAGATCAAAGGGCTTTGGTTTTGTTAGTTATAGTTCTGCTGAAGAGGTTGAGGATGCCGTTGACTCCTTAAATGGCGCT GAATTGGATGGCAGAGCAATTCGAGTCTCAGTTGCAGAAGCTAAGCCTAGGCGTCGATTTTGA